DNA from Nocardioides seonyuensis:
GTCCGGCCGGTGACCTCGGGCCACATCTCGACACCCAGCTCGGCAGCGGCGGTGAGGTCGTCCAGGGCGTTGCCGAGGCGTCGTACGTCGCGGACCGGGCCGGCCGCCACCGGCACCCAGGCCCAGGCGTCACCGCCGATGCCCTGCACGCTCCCCTGGAGCTCGTCGACCTCGTCGCGGGCCCGCGCCACCGCGACACCAGCCGCCTCGTGGTCGCCGGCCGACAGCGCCTCGCTGGCCGACTGGAGCTCGGTCTTCGCGGCCTCGGCGTGGGCCGGGGCGTCGCGGAACGGCAGCGCCAGCAGCGCCAGCGCGACGACCACCACGACGGCAGCCAGCAGGAGAAGGGGCCACACGCGGCGTCGCTTGTCGGAGCGGCTGCGTGGCATGCGGAGGATCCTCTCAAACCCGTGGCAATAGGGTGGCATCCATGCGCGGAATCATTCTCGCCGGCGGAACCGGTTCACGGCTGCACCCGATCACGCAGGGGATCAGCAAGCAGCTGGTGCCGGTCTACGACAAGCCGATGATCTACTACCCGCTCTCCACGCTGATGCTCGCCGGGATCCGCGACGTCCTGATCATCACCACCCCCCACGAGGCCGAGGCGTTCCACCGGCTGCTGGGCGACGGGTCGCAGTTCGGCATCTCCATCACCTTCGCGGTGCAGCCCAGCCCCGACGGGCTCGCGCAGGCCTTCATCATCGGCGCCGACCACATCGGCAGCGAGCGCTCGGCGCTCGTGCTGGGCGACAACATCTTCTACGGCACCGGGCTCGGCCACACGCTGCTGCGCTTCGACGAGCTCGACGGCGCCGCTGTGTTCGGCTACCACGTCGCCGACCCGACGGCCTACGGCGTCGTGGAGTTCGACGACTCCGGACGCGCGGTCTCGCTCGAGGAGAAGCCCGCCGAGCCCAAGTCGTCGTACGCCGTCCCCGGCCTCTACTTCTACGACAACGACGTCATCCAGTACGCCGCCGAGCTCGAGCCGTCCGCGCGCGGCGAGCTCGAGATCACCGACCTCAACCGGCGCTACCTCGAGCAGGGGCGCCTCCAGGTCGAGGTGCTGCCCCGCGGCACGGCGTGGCTCGACACCGGCACCTTCGACTCCCTCAACGACGCCTCCAACTTCGTGCGCACCATCGAGGGCCGCCAGGGCTTCAAGGTCGGCGCCCCCGAGGAGGTCGCCTGGCGGATGGGCTTCCTCACCGACGACGAGCTGGCCGAGCGGGCCGAGCCGCTGCGCAAGAGCGGCTACGGCGAGTACCTCCTCGGCCTGCTCAACGACCACTGAGTCCCCGCTGGTCGAGGAGGGACGAAGTCCCGTCACCCCCGCTGGTCGAGGAGGGACGAAGTCCCGTCACGAGACCCGTCGGTAGTCTGACCGCCATGAAGATCCTCGTCAGCGGCGGCGCTGGTTACATCGGCTCCCACACCGTGATCCAGCTCATCGAGGCCGGTCACTCGGTCGTCGTCGTCGACAACTTCAGCAACGCGCACCCCGTCGTCATCGCCCGGCTGGAGTCCCTCACGGGCACGCACATCCCGGTCCACTCCTTCGACCTGTGCGACCACGACAAGACCGCCCATCTCTTCGCCGCCGAGGGCTTCGACGCCGTGATCCACTTCGCCGGGTTCAAGGCCGTCGGCGAGAGCGTGCAGAAGCCGCTCGACTACTACGAGAACAACCTCGTCTCCACCTTCTCCCTCGTGCGCGCCATGCAGCGCCACGGCGTCGAGAAGCTCGTCTTCTCCTCCAGCGCGACCGTCTACGGCACCGACCAGGCCGGCGCCACCGAGGACCGCCCCACGTTCGCGACCAACCCCTACGGCTGGACCAAGGTGATGCAGGAGCAGATCCTCAGCGACGTCGCGGCCGCCTCGCCCGAGATGCGCTTCGCGCTGCTGCGCTACTTCAACCCCGTGGGCGCGCACGCCTCGGGGACCATCGGCGAGGACCCCTCCGGCATCCCCAACAACCTGATGCCCTTCATCGCCCAGGTCGCCGTCGGCAAGCGCGAGAAGCTCAGCGTCTTCGGCGACGACTACGACACCCCCGACGGCACCGGCGTGCGCGACTACATCCACGTCGAGGACCTCGCCGCCGGCCACGTCGCCGCCCTCGAGGCGCTGACCCGGACCGACCGGCCCGTCAACGTCTGGAACCTCGGCTCCGGCCGCGGCACCAGCGTCCTCGAGCTTCTCCACGCCTTCGAGAAGGCCGTGGGTCGCGAGCTGCCCTACGAGGTCGTCGACCGCCGCCCCGGTGACGTCGCCACGTCGTACGCCGACCCCACCCGCGCCAACGAGGAGCTCGGCTGGGCAACCACCCGGACGGTCGAGGACATGTGCGCCGACACCTGGCGGTGGCAGTCGCAGAACCCGCGGGGCTTCTCCGACTGATGATCCGCCGGATGGTGCTCGTCCGCCGGCTCCTGGTCGGCGTCCTCCTCGTCCCCGCCCTCTCAGCGGGGTCATCTGAGTACGTGGTGGACGTGGATCCGGCCGCTGGGCGTTCACCCCGTCCCCAGATGTCCGGGGCACTGGCCGGGCGCACCGTGGTCATCGACCCCGGCCACCAGCTGGGCAACCACAACTTCCCCCGCGAGATCAACCGCCTCGTCCCGGCCGGCGGGTTCGTCAAGCCCTGCAACACCACGGGTACGGCGACCGACGGTGGATTCCCGGAGGCGACGTTCGTCTGGCGCGTGGTCGTGCGCGTGCGTGACCGGCTGGAGGCGCTCGGCGCCCGCGTGGCCATGACCCGGACGTCCAACCGGCAGGACCGCTGGGGTCCGTGCGTCGACGCGCGCGGCCGTGCCGGCAACCGCGTCGATGCCGACCTCAAGGTCTCGATCCACGCCGACGGCTCCTACACCGCTGGGGCCCGGGGTTTCCACGTGATCATGCCCGCGGACCGGCGGCCGTGGACCCACGACATCGCCCGGCCGTCACGCCGGCTGGCGCACGACCTTCACCGCGGGCTCCAGAGGTCGGGCTTCGAGCCGGCCAACTACATCGCCGGCGGCGATGGCATCGACGTCCGCTCCGACCTGGGCACCCTCAACCTCTCCGACGTCCCGACCGTGATGGTCGAGCTAGGCAACATGCGCAACCCCGCGGAGGCCCGCCGGATGACGTCGGCCCGCGGCCAGGCGTCGTACTCGCAGGGGCTGGTCGCCGGGATCCGGCGGTTCCTGCGCTGAGGCGGCCTCGTCGTACTCCAGCAGGCAGTCGGGCAGGCAGACCCACGAGACGAGCGTGTCGCGCTGGCCGGGCCTCACGAACTGCCTGCGGTGATCGTGCCTGTGGACAAGCGGATGCGAGCTCTGCGGACTCCCGGCACGCTTCGTGCGTGACGCCACATGAAGCGGTCCGGGTCCTGGGAGGAGTCGCCCGCTGGAACGAGATCGAGTGCCTTGTCACGCGCCCGCAGCTCGACGCGGCTCTGGCGACCGGTGAGATCACCCGGTTGCGGCGTGGGGTCTACGCGCTGGGTGACATCCGGGAGGCCCGCGCTCAGGCGACGCGGGTGGGTGGGACCGTCTCCCACCTGAGCGCAGCGATCGAGCACGGGTGGAAGGTAAAGCATCCGCCCGAGAAGCCGACCATCACGGTGTGGCGCAACCGGTCACGACCCGAGGGCGACCTCGAGGTGCACTGGCAGGACCTTACGGTGACGGAGGTGCGTCTTGGCCTCACGCGGCCCGCCGCCACCGTCATCGCGTGCGCCCGGGCATATCCGTACGACGTCGCGCTCTGCGTGGCGGACTCCGCCCTTCGCGAGCGGGCCGTGACGACGGAGGAGCTGGTCAAGGCTGCGGAGAGGAGCCCGCGCACCGGCCGGGCGAAGGCGATTCGGGTCGCCCAGGGTGCCAACGGCAAGGCCGCCAACCCGTTCGAGTCCTGCGCCCGCGCCATCGCCGCCGACGTGGCGAGCCTGGCCGTGGAACCCCAGGTGTGGATCGACGGGGTGGGCAGGGTTGACCTGTGTGACTGCATCCTGGGCATCGTGGTGGAGTGCGAGTCGTTCGCATTCCACAGCGACGCCCCGTCGCTCGCGCGGGACGTGCGTCGCTACACCAGCTGCGCGCGCCGCGGCCTGGTGGTGGTGCGGTTCACCTGGGACGAGGTGATGTTCGACCCGGACTACTGCCGGCAGGCGCTCCAGGACGTCGTCGACCTCCGACTCCAGCAGGCAGTTCGCCGCACCTGGTGACTGGCTCAGCGCTGTGGTCCTGCGGTCTCGGGTGAACTGCCTGTGTTGGTCCGGCGTGGATGTCGTCTGCCGCCACCGTCAGCGGACCTCGAGCGCGGTGAGGGCGTGCAGCACCGCCCGGAGGTGGGGCACCTCGTGCACGCGGAGCAGGTGGGCGCCGCCGAGGGCGGCGAACACCGCGTAGAAGCCCTCGGCCTTGCGGAACTCGTCGCCGAAGAGGTCGAAGCTGTGGGGAAGGATGTTGCAGACCGGGACGCCCAGCGGGCGCAGCCTGAACGTCTGGGCCAGCACCCGGGCCTGGTGACGCGAGCGGGTGAGCGGGTCGACGAGGTTGCGGTAGTGGAACCCCATGCCGGGGTCGATGACCACGCGAGACACCCCGAGCTCGAGGGCGCGCTCGAGGCGCGGGGCGAAGTGGTCGAGCAGGACCGGGATCGGGTCGGTGTCCGGCGGCACGTCGGTGGGTTCGCGCACGTTGGCCGCGTCGCCGAAGCACATCACCACCGCGGCGTCGTGCTCGGCGGCGAGGGTGAGCATCTGCTCCTCGTGCTCCCGCCCGGTCATGTTGAGCACCCGCGCCCCCGCGGTCAGGCAGGCGCGTACGACGTCGGGGTGGTAGGTCTCGACCGACACCACGACCTCCGGGCTCAGCGCCTCGACGACCGGGACGAGCGCTGCCACCTGGGCGCTCACGCCGACGCGGGCCGCGGCAGCCTGGCTCGACTCGGCCCCCAGGTCGATGATCGCGGCGCCCTGAGCGGCCTGGACGCGCCCCATGCGCACCGCGTGGTCGGAGTCGACGGCGACGCTCTCGCGGTAGGTCGAGTCGCGGGAGAGGTTGACGCACCCCATCAACGTGACCGGGCCGTCGCCGATCACGAGGTCCCCGGCGGGGGAGGGTACGACGACCGGCGCGACCGTCGCGTCCCACGCCTCGGCGTGCTGCGCCTGCAGGGCGGCCAGGTCGGCGAGCGTGATCACGGGTGCACGATAGGCCCATGGATCTCACGCTGCAGCGGCTGGCCGACCTCGACGACGAGGAGCTGACCGAGCTCTACGCCCCCCGTGCCGACCCGTGGCTGCGCGTGAACTTCGTCAGCACGGCCGACGGCGCGGCCCAGGGCGGCGACGGCCTGAGCAAGAGCATCAACAACGCCGCCGACAAGCGGGTCTTCAACCTGCTGCGCCGCAACGCCGACTGCCTGGTGGTGGGTGCCGGGACGCTGCGCGCCGAGGAGTACGTCGTACCCCGCAAGCCGCTGGTGGTCGTGAGCAGGTCGGGCGACGTACCGCACTCGCTGCGCGACGCGCCGCCCGGACGCATCCTGATGGCGACCGTGGCCAGCGCTCCCTCGCTGGACGCGAGCCACGCGCTGCTGGGGGAGGAGAACGTGCTGGTCCTCGGCGAGGACACCATCGACCTCGTCGCCCTCAAGGCCCGGCTGGCCGAGCGCGGCTGGCGCGACCAGCTGTCGGAGGGCGGGCCGCACCTCTTCGGGGCGATGCTCGCCGCCGGCGTCGTCGACGAGCTGTGCCACACGGTCGTGCCCCGCATCATCGGCGGCGGCCACCTGCGGATCGTGGCGGGGCCCGACGTCGACGTCGACCTCACGCCGGCCGCCCTGTTCGAGGAGGACGGCACGCTGCTGGGCCGGTGGCTGGTGGCATAGGTCCCGCCGCGAGGTGAGACGGGGTGTTGAACTCGGATTCGACTTCACCTACGGTGCGATGACAACCGAAGGAGACACATGCGTGCCATCCAGATCACCAGCCTCGACGGTCCCGAGGCGGTCGAGCTCGTCGACGTGCCTGCCCCCTCACAGGAGGGGATGGTCACCATCGAGGTGAGGGCCGCAGGTGTGGCCTTCCCCGAGCTGTTGCAGAGTCGCGGGCTCTACCAGATGAAGCCGGAGCTGCCCTTCACGCCGGGCGCCGAGGTCTCCGGAGTGGTGGTCGACGCCCCGGAGGGGTCAGGGCTCAGCGAAGGCGACCGGGTGGCCGCGCTGTGCCTGCTCGGCGGGTTCGCCGACGTGGTCCAGGCCCAGCCCGACCTCACCTTCAAGCTCCCCGACGACGTCGGCTTCGAGAGCGGTGCGGCCTTCCTCTTCAACTACTGCACCGTCTACTTCGGCCTGGTCGAGCGCGGTCACCTGCAGGAGGGCGAGACCGTGCTGGTGCACGGCGCCGCCGGTGGCATCGGCACGGCGGCGATCCAGGTGGCCAAGGCGTTCGGCGCCGGCCGGGTGATCGCGGTGGTCTCGACCGAGGAGAAGGGCAAGATCGCGCTCGGGGTGGGTGCCGACGAGTACGTCCTCGCCGACGGCTTCCGCGAGCAGGTCGGCCAGGTGGTCGACATCGTCGTGGACCCCGTCGGTGGCGACCGCTTCACCGACTCGCTGCGCACCCTCAAGGAGCACGGCCGCCTGCTCGTCATCGGCTTCACCGCCGGCGAGATCCCCACCGTGAAGGTCAACCGGCTCCTGCTCAACAACGTCTCGGTGGTCGGCGTGGGCTGGGGTGCCTACGCCCTGTCCAGGCCCGGTCACATCGCCAGCGAGTGGGAGGCCCTGCTGCCCCACCTGAGCAGCGGCGCGCTCGACCCGCTGCTGGGCCCGACCTATCCCCTCGCCGACGCCAGCGACGCACTCGTGTGCCTCGACGAGCGCGCGGCCACAGGCAAGGTGCTGCTCACCCCGTGAGCACGACGACGGAGGAGTCGGACGAGACCGCGGGGACGAGCGGCCAGGGGGACATGCCGCCCCTGGCCGACGTCACCGCGCTGAAGACGCCGACGACCCCGCGGGGGGCGCGGACCCGGGCGGCCCTGGTCGCCGCGGCTCGCGTGGTGTTCGAGCGCGACGGCTACCTCGAGGCGCGCCTCACCGACATCACGGCCGAGGCGCACTGCTCGACGGGCAGCTTCTACACCTACTTCACCAACAAGGAGGAGATCCTCCAGGCCGTCATCGAGGGCGCCCAGAACGACATGCTCAACCCGGGCATGCCGCGTCTGAGCGAGGAGGAGAGCTCGCCCGAGGCGATCATCCGCGCGAGCAACCGCGCCTACTTCGAGGCCTACCGGCGCAACGCCAAGCTGATGATGATCCTGGAGCAGGTGGCGGCGATCGACCCGAAGTTCCGGGAGGTACGCCGCCGGCGCAGCCAGGCGTTCGCCCACCGCAACGCCAAGGGGATCGCCGCGCTGCAGGAGCAGGGCCTGGTCGACACCGACCTGGACGCCGTGCTCGCGTCGCTGGCGCTCTCCTCGATGGTGAGCCGGATGGCGTACCACACGTTCTGCCTGGGCGACGAGGTGCCGATGGACGACCTCGTCGAGACCTGCACCCGGTTGTGGGTCAACGCTCTGCAGATGGCGCCCGAGGGGCGCGACGCCTGAGAGCGACTGTGCTCCCGGCACAGACAGCCTTGTAGTGCGCCCCTATTGAACCTGAATCCGGATTCAAGTAGGTTGCGGAGCCAACCCGTCGGAAGGAACACCGTGGACGTCGCAGGACGCAGCGCAGTCGTGACCGGCGCAGCCGGAGGCATCGGCGCCGCCGTGGCCGAGGAGCTCCTGTTGCGCGGTGCCGGCGTGACTCTGACGGACCTGCAGGCCGAGCGACTCACCGAGACCGCCGAGCGCCTGGGCGCCGACCACCCGGGGCGCGTGAGCGCCGTACCCGCAGACGCCTCCCGCACCGAGGACCTGCGCACCGTCCTCTCCGAGGCGAGTCGCGCGCACGGCCCTGTCGACCTCTTCGTCGCCAACGCCGGCGTCCCCGGCACGCGCGAGCTCGGCGCCTCCGACGCGGAGTGGCGCCAGGCGCTGGACGTCAACCTCCTGGCGCACGTGCGCGCCGCGACCCTGCTGGTTCCCGAGTGGCTGGAGCGGGGGAGCGGCCACTTCGCCAGCACGGCGTCCGCGGCCGGGCTCCTGACGCAGATCGGCTCGGCCACCTACTCGGTCTCCAAGCACGCGGCCGTCGCCTTCGCGGAGTGGCTCGCCGTCACCTACGGCACGCGCGGGATCGGCGTCTCCTGCCTGTGTCCCATGGGCGTCGACACCGACATGCTCAACCACGGCCGGCAGTCCGAGGACGCGCTCGAGCGGACCATGGCACGCGCAGTCACCGACGCCGGCGACGTCCTGTCCCCGGCGGAGGTCGCGCGCCTCCTGGTCGACGCCGTCGAGCAGGACAGGTTCCTGGTCCTGCCCCACCCCCAGGTCGCGGAGATGGTCCGGCGCAAGGCCGCCGACCACGACCGGTGGATCGCCGGGATGCAGCGCTATGCCGACTCGCTGGCAGACGACCGACCGTGAGCACCTGCTCACCCACACCAGACCGCCTGGACGGTCGAGAGGAGTCCCTGTGTTCGAGATGACCGAGAGAGGTCGTGACTACCACGACAGGCTGCTCGCCTTCATGGACGAGCACGTCTACCCGGCCGAGCCCGTCTACCGCGAGCAGATGGCCGAGTCCGGCGACCCGCACCACCACCCGCAGGTGCTCGAGGACCTCAAGGCAGAGGCGAGGAAGCAGGGGCTGTGGAACCTCTTCCACCCCCACCCCGAGTGGGGTCCGGGGCTGACCAACATGGAGTACGCACCGCTCGCGGAGATCACCGGCCGCAGTCCCGACCTCGCACCCGAGGCGATCAACTGCAACGCGCCCGACACCGGGAACATGGAGGTGCTGACGCTCTTCGGCACCGACGAGCACAAGGAGAAGTGGCTCAAGCCGCTGCTCGCCGGTGAGATCGCCTCGGCCTTCGCGATGACCGAGCCCGCCGTGGCGAGCTCGGACGCCACCAACATCGAGCTGCGGATGGAGAAGGACGGCGACGAGTACGTCCTCAACGGCCGTAAGTGGTGGACCTCCAACGCGATGCACCGCAACTGCAAGGTGCTGATCGTCATGGGCAAGACCGATCCTGACGGGCCCAAGCACCGCCAGCAGAGCATGATGGTCGTGCCGCTGGACACCCCCGGCGTCACCGTGCTGCGCAACCTCCCCGTCTTCGGCTACGCAGACCGCGAGGGTCACGCCGAGGTGCTGTTCGAGGACGTCCGCGTCCCGAAGAGCGCGCTGCTCGCCGGCGAGGGCGACGGCTTCATGATCAGCCAGGCCCGTCTCGGGCCCGGCCGGATCCACCACGCCATGCGCTCCATCGGCATGGCCGAGCGCGCCCTCGACCTGATGGTCGACCGGGCCCAGAGCCGGGTCACCTTCGGTGAACCGCTGGCCAACCGCGCCAACATCCAGGACTGGATCGCCGAGTCGCGGATCGAGATCGAGATGGCTCGGCTGCTGACCCTGAAGGCTGCCTACCTCATGGACACCGTCGGCAACCAGAAGGCTCGCGTGGAGATCGCGGCCATCAAGATCGCCGCACCGCAGATGGCCCTGAAGGTCATCGACCGCGCCATCCAGGTGCACGGCGGCGGTGGGGTGAGCAACGACTTCCCGCTGGCGTCGTTCTACGCCCACCAGCGCACCCTCCGGCTCGCCGACGGCCCCGACGAGGTGCACAAGCGGACCATCGCCATGACCGAGCTGCGACGCCGCGACCCAGACTGGTCGCCGAAGAAGCGGTGAGCATGAGCAGTACGACGACCGCGCTCGACGCCGTCGCCCTGGGCCGCTGGCTCGCCTCCCGCGGCGAGCCGGTGGTGGGGGAGGTGGCCGTCGAGCGGATCGGCCTGGGCCAGTCCAACCTCACCTACCTCGTGCAGGACGAGGACTCCCACCGCTGGGTCGCCCGGCGGCCACCGCTCGGCACCCTGCTCGCCTCCGCGCACGACGTGGCGCGCGAGCACCGGATCCTCACCGCGCTCGCAGGGACCGCGGTGCCGACTCCCGGTGTCGTCGGGCTCGTCGAGGACGACGCGGTGTGCGCCGCCCCGCTGCTGGTGGTCGAGCACGTCGACGGGCTCGTCGTCGACCGCATGGACGTGGCGGAGGCCATGACCGAGGAGCAACGCTCGCGGGTGGGACCGGGGCTCGCCGAGGTGCTGGCCGGGCTGCACGCGGTCGACCTCGAGGAGGTGGGCCTGCAGGACCTGGCCAGCCACTCGTCGTACGCCCAGCGCCAGCTGAAGCGGTGGATCCGCCAGTGGGAGGCGAGCCGGACCCGTGACCTCCCCGACCTGGATCGGCTCACCGGCTGGCTCCACGACCATGTGCCCGAGCGCACGTCGCTCTCCGTGGTCCACGGCGACCTGCACATCCGCAACGTCATCCTCGACCCGGGGACCGCAGCCGTGCGGGCGGTGCTCGACTGGGAGCTGTGCACCCTCGGCGACCCGCTGGCCGACCTGGGCTCCACCCTCGCCTACTGGCCCGAGGCGGGCGACCCGTGGATCGGGCTCTTCGACGCGACCCGGCTGCCGGGGTTCTCGGGCCGCCGCGACGTCGCCGAGGCGTACGCCGTGGCCTCCGGGCGCGACCTGGAGGACCTCGCCTTCTGGGAGGCCCTCGGGATGTGGAAGGTCGCCATCATCGTCGAGGGCGTACGACGCCGGGCGCGCGACGAGCCTGCGAACGCCGCCGAGGGCGGACCGCCGCCGGCGGAGCTGACAGACGGTCTCGTCGCCAGGGCGCTGGACCTGACCACCTGAAACCCGACCAAGGAGTCCCATGACAGTCACCACCCCGCTCTCCCTCGACAACCTGTTCTCGCTCGAGGGGCGCAGCGCCCTGATCACCGGGGGGTCACGCGGGATCGGCCGGATGATCGCCGAGGGCTTCGTGCGCAACGGCGTCCGCGTCTACATCTCGGCGCGCAAGGCCGAGGCGTGCGACCAGGCCGCCGCGGAGCTCGCGGACCACGGCCACTGCGTCTCACTACCTGCCGACGTGTCGACCGCGGAGGGGATCGCCCAGCTCGTCGCGGCCTACCGCGAGCACGAGTCGAGCCTCGACATCCTGGTCAACAACGCCGGGGCAGCGTGGGCCGCGCCGTTCGAGGAGTTCCCCGAGGCCGGGTGGGACAAGGTCATGGACCTCAACGTGAAGACGCCCTTCTTCCTCACCCAGGCGCTCAAGCCGGACCTCGTGGCCGCATCCTCCGACCACCTGGCCAAGGTCATCAACATCGCCTCGATCGACGGCCTGTCCGTCAACCCGCTCGAGACCTACAGCTACCACGCCAGCAAGTCCGGGTTGGTCCACCTGACCCGTCGCATGGCGGTCGAGCTGATCAAGGACCGCATCGCCGTGTCCGCCATCGCCCCGGGCGCCTTCGCGTCCGACATGAACAAGGCCGCGCGCGACCACGGCGAGGAGATCAGAGCAGGGATCCCCGCCGGCCGCATCGGGGAGCCGGAGGACATGGCGGCCGCGGCGATCTACCTCGCCTCCCGGGCGGGTGACTACGTGATCGGCTCGACCATCACGGTGGACGGCGGCGTCACGCACGTCCGCTAACGGCGCAGGAAAGATGTGCGCGGCCTGCCCACCCTGCGACCCCATGGACGACGCGGCGCCCGTCGCGTGGCAGGGTGCCGGGGACAGCACCAGACAGGAGTGAGGCGCCGTGAGCGAGCTGCAGGACTTGACCATCGCCGTCCTGGGAGGCACCGGCCCACAGGGACGCGGGCTCGCCCGGCGGTTCGCACGGGCCGGCCTCACGGTCGTCCTGGGAAGCCGCGCCGCCGAGCGCGCCGAGGCGACCGCCGCCGAGCTTGCCGAAGTGACGGGGCGACCCATCACCGGTGCCAGCAACGCGGCCGCGGCCGCTGCGGGCGACGTCGTACTCGTCGTGGTCCCGTGGGACGGCCACAAGGAGCTGCTCGAGTCGCTGCGCGAGGCGCTCGCCGGCAAGATCGTCGTCGACTGCGTCAACCCCCTCGGCTTCGACAAGCAGGGGCCCTTTGCCCTGAAGGTCGAGGAGGGCTCGGCCACCCAGCAGGCCGCGGCCGTGTTGCCCGAGTCGCGGGTGGTCGGTGCCTTCCACA
Protein-coding regions in this window:
- a CDS encoding phosphotransferase family protein, with the translated sequence MSSTTTALDAVALGRWLASRGEPVVGEVAVERIGLGQSNLTYLVQDEDSHRWVARRPPLGTLLASAHDVAREHRILTALAGTAVPTPGVVGLVEDDAVCAAPLLVVEHVDGLVVDRMDVAEAMTEEQRSRVGPGLAEVLAGLHAVDLEEVGLQDLASHSSYAQRQLKRWIRQWEASRTRDLPDLDRLTGWLHDHVPERTSLSVVHGDLHIRNVILDPGTAAVRAVLDWELCTLGDPLADLGSTLAYWPEAGDPWIGLFDATRLPGFSGRRDVAEAYAVASGRDLEDLAFWEALGMWKVAIIVEGVRRRARDEPANAAEGGPPPAELTDGLVARALDLTT
- a CDS encoding SDR family oxidoreductase, yielding MTVTTPLSLDNLFSLEGRSALITGGSRGIGRMIAEGFVRNGVRVYISARKAEACDQAAAELADHGHCVSLPADVSTAEGIAQLVAAYREHESSLDILVNNAGAAWAAPFEEFPEAGWDKVMDLNVKTPFFLTQALKPDLVAASSDHLAKVINIASIDGLSVNPLETYSYHASKSGLVHLTRRMAVELIKDRIAVSAIAPGAFASDMNKAARDHGEEIRAGIPAGRIGEPEDMAAAAIYLASRAGDYVIGSTITVDGGVTHVR
- the npdG gene encoding NADPH-dependent F420 reductase, coding for MSELQDLTIAVLGGTGPQGRGLARRFARAGLTVVLGSRAAERAEATAAELAEVTGRPITGASNAAAAAAGDVVLVVVPWDGHKELLESLREALAGKIVVDCVNPLGFDKQGPFALKVEEGSATQQAAAVLPESRVVGAFHNVSAVLLEDDSIESVDTDVLVLGDDREATDLVQALASVVPGMRGVYGGRIRNAHQVEAFTANLIAVNRRYKAHAGVRVTDV